A region from the Cryptococcus gattii WM276 chromosome H, complete sequence genome encodes:
- a CDS encoding uncharacterized protein (Similar to TIGR gene model, INSD accession AAW45316.1) codes for MSQPPPLPPRKPSSFPEAITVNPGAALPTPPPLPPRPTSSINRDTPPPPIHTGGPVVIAASEGTPQPSEEVPRVQVAITPASPDDERYTSNVLEQASQRLSNPSNGQSIVTGVRNLDVEPKTPAGNGLANNVPINEGRASSTNPLVSSPNKDIAGGATSNRSTSHIPLTLSLLKQVPSSGLKDLPTMRSIQWAIFTTILVLLAHCGLPLAWLIVTAFGSYYLITQLDGFVPPPTQEASIQEQKEKIMQTGDGVEAVGWVNHALYALLPLISTDVLTPFVDLLEDALSEEVPSIVTSVRLTSPALGSQPLVLTSLRPMSDEEWFASLSSSVTKSDQKSGSKTHSSPAYKVPASPGPEFLKRARRGRQTPSTGSSNLIDHCKPLNQPSPTCSSSDSEIQDELQKRRKRDRLLHKITHRVPYSPSTDHPNPPQSPETDTTQQNQPQSRSGDCLEDETDTFDEPRLHGGWDEEVDEEDPDAGQYVNYQIGFEYKRGAEAMQKGRGLHCLAYIGIGVKGLGKAEIPVYIDVLYIKGVINLRLLLSPTPPFITTGSFTLPSMPEYDISANPLKKGAFNAMDLPLMKPYVKASFKSVLASFLHPHSYTLDIDRLLLGAESSYRTEHIGVLYIIFHGARDLPKADTMGSCDPYLKVGFEKAKKVMFSTRTIGRSRNPVWEEECFILIAADAIKAGEGFRICANDSDRFSADDTLGVVLLDLAELIDSCRQGMTHRVDHFVADRAAKDTSGTLSWSVEFCPLWQMSPEETKERLAQGRMEKERCEPPRGAEEPWWVRWMKDMIPGEDGWETERIKRRAETKEWLCGRKEREVWEAKVGASEERPSGILQFHIHQCLDLEVESTAGTYTTQPQRPAGGPPALGHVTDRSANEINDPPSAYCEVHLNDKLVYKTRTKEVTPMPYYNAVSERFVRDWTKGKIVFVVRDARDREHDPILGLVVINLHDILKETSQITRWFPLTAGLGWGRIRLSLLWKSLEMSIPRGISGYEVGTVQIKSLVFTPADDRNDDLRVVIRTDSDTRKVRLVSGENGNSRTVPTGSPSSSRFSTPPSSSEQYTFPDSTHPGLAIMYRHSCSIHMSIQSSKAKRRVLGKMKLLGVGVIRLNNVPDGQGSRRVGVWEGVKGESNDWDLGFEGMADTPLDEDSGEMLSTPDIAAVDKSLSPTSHPDSLALSRVRTSLSKRSSRSIVSSPRSLPGQRRLIGYIDVSWVLAPGISAIHRKLAKHDLRFAKVFEAWESARDEHDIVHEMGNEDSGSDSENEEGENSGEQEFVHLQENDAEDMSPRRAHSHALHKQHKGLFQLKIARTGKFVKDKLSAKVYNATNHGNSGVQEGYGRTRGADLEVEKEGLSKL; via the exons ATGTCCCAGCCACCACCCCTACCTCCGCGGAAACCCTCATCATTCCCTGAAGCTATTACCGTAAACCCGGGGGCCGCACTGCCCACACCGCCTCCCTTGCCTCCTCGACCGACAAGTAGTATCAACAGAGACACTCCGCCCCCACCTATACACACAGGCGGACCTGTGGTAATAGCAGCTTCAGAAGGTACTCCACAACCATCCGAGGAAGTTCCCCGTGTTCAAGTGGCTATAACTCCCGCTAGCCCTGATGACGAACGATACACTTCAAATGTTCTTGAACAAGCGAGTCAAAGGCTCTCCAACCCGTCGAACGGACAGTCAATAGTCACTGGAGTTCGGAACCTTGATGTGGAGCCAAAAACACCTGCTGGCAATGGTCTCGCCAATAACGTTCCCATCAACGAAGGGCGGGCCTCATCAACGAACCCCTTGGTATCCTCGCCTAATAAAGATATCGCGGGGGGAGCCACCTCAAATCGAAGCACTTCACATATCCCTTTAACATTGTCTTTACTCAAGCAAGTACCCTCCTCTGGTCTTAAGGATCTACCCACAATGCGAAGTATCCAATGGGCCATCTTTACCACCATCTTGGTCCTCCTCGCCCACTGTGGATTACCCCTAGCATGGCTTATCGTGACAGCCTTTGGTAGTTATTATCTGATAACCCAGTTGGATGGGTTTGTGCCCCCTCCCACCCAGGAGGCGAGTATACAAGAgcagaaggagaagattaTGCAGACTGGAGACGGTGTGGAAGCTGTCGGCTGGGT GAACCACGCGCTTTATGCGCTGCTCCCGTTGATCTCGACGGATGTATTGACTCCGTTTGTGGACCTGCTTGAAGATGCTCTCAGTGAGGAAGTACCATCCATCGTG ACAAGTGTCCGCCTTACGTCCCCTGCCCTTGGCTCTCAACCTCTCGTACTCACTTCCCTGCGACCAATGTCGGACGAAGAATGGTTCGCCTCCCTGTCCTCATCTGTCACCAAATCAGACCAAAAATCAGGCAGCAAAACCCACTCATCCCCCGCGTACAAAGTCCCGGCATCCCCTGGTCCTGAATTCCTCAAGAGAGCGCGACGCGGCCGTCAAACCCCATCTACCGGTTCTTCCAACTTGATCGACCACTGTAAACCCCTTAACCAACCATCTCCAACATGCTCTAGCAGTGATTCCGAGATTCAGGATGAACTCCAAAAACGCCGGAAAAGGGACCGGCTCTTACACAAAATCACACACCGCGTACCTTACAGTCCCTCCACCGATCATCCCAATCCGCCTCAGAGTCCAGAGACAGATACAACCCAACAAAATCAACCCCAATCTCGATCGGGAGATTGTTTGGAGGATGAGACGGATACATTTGATGAGCCGAGGTTGCACGGAGGatgggatgaagaagttgatgaagaggatCCTGATGCCGGGCAGTACGTGAATTATCAGATCGGGTTTGAATATAAGAGAGGAGCGGAAGCTATGCAAAAGGGGAGAGGATTGCATTGCCTT GCATATATTGGGATCGGGGTAAAAGGTTTGGGCAAGGCAGAGATACCGGTTTACATTGATGTGCTCTATATCAAGGGTGTAATCAACTTGAGGTTGTTGTTATCCCCAACGCCACCATTCATCACAACAGGCTCATTTACATTACCAAGTATGCCCGAATATGATATCTCTGCAAACCctttgaagaagggggCGTTTAATGCAATGGATCTGCCACTCATGAAACCTTACG TCAAAGCCTCTTTCAAATCCGTTCTCGCCTCCTTCCTACACCCTCACTCATACACACTGGACATTGATCGTCTCCTGCTCGGTGCGGAATCGTCGTACCGGACCGAACACATCGGTGTACTGTACATCATTTTCCATGGGGCTCGCGATTTGCCAAAGGCGGATACGATGGGTAGCTGTGACCCGTATTTGAAGGTAGGATTCGAAAAGGCCAAGAAGGTTATGTTCAGTACACGGACAATTGGACGGTCGAGGAATCCTGTctgggaagaagaatgtTTCA TCCTGATAGCGGCAGATGCCATAAAAGCTGGCGAAGGTTTCCGAATCTGTGCCAACGACTCTGACCGCTTCTCAGCTGACGACACTCTCGGTGTCGTCCTACTCGACCTCGCCGAGCTTATTGACTCTTGTCGTCAAGGCATGACCCATCGAGTTGACCATTTCGTAGCTGATCGAGCAGCCAAGGACACCTCAGGTACCTTATCGTGGTCGGTAGAGTTTTGCCCATTGTGGCAAATGTCGCCCGAAGAGACGAAGGAGCGTCTTGCGCAGGGACggatggagaaggaaaggtGCGAGCCGCCAAGGGGTGCAGAGGAACCGTGGTGGGTGAGGTGGATGAAGGATATGATACCAGGGGAAGACGGCTGGGAAACGGAAAGGATTAAAAGGAGAGCGGAGACAAAAGAATGGTTATGtgggaggaaagaaagagaggtGTGGGAAGCAAAGGTGGGCGCTAGTGAGGAGAGGCCGAGTGGAATACTGCAA TTTCATATTCATCAATGTCTAG ATCTCGAAGTCGAATCCACGGCTGGTACATACACAACCCAGCCGCAGCGTCCTGCTGGCGGTCCCCCAGCGCTCGGTCATGTCACAGACCGCAGTGCCAACGAAATCAATGATCCGCCTTCAGCCTATTGTGAAGTCCATTTGAACGACAAGTTGGTATACAAGACAAGGACGAAAGAGGTCACGCCGATGCCTTATTACAATGCAGTCAGTGAAAGGTTTGTGAGAGATTGGACAAAGGGCAAGATTGTTTTTGTTGTCAGAGATGCGAGGGATAGGGAACATG ATCCCATTCTTGGCCTAGTTGTAATCAACCTCCATGATATTTTGAAGGAGACCTCTCAAATTACTCGTTGGTTCCCCCTCACCGCCGGCCTGGGCTGGGGTCGTATCCGTCTTTCCCTGCTTTGGAAGTCCCTGGAGATGTCTATTCCGCGAGGAATATCGGGGTATGAAGTAGGGACTGTACAAATCAAAAGCCTCGTCTTCACCCCCGCGGACGACAGGAATGACGATTTGCGGGTCGTTATAAGAACAGACAGCGATACACGCAAAGTCCGGCTTGTTAGTGGGGAAAACGGGAATAGCAGGACCGTCCCTACAGGAtcaccatcctcctctcGCTTTTCCactcctccttcttcttctgagCAATACACTTTCCCAGATTCGACCCATCCTGGCTTGGCAATCATGTACCGCCATTCATGCTCTATCCACATGTCTATCCAGTCCAGTAAAGCAAAACGACGCGTACTTGGGAAAATGAAGCTCTTGGGTGTCGGTGTGATTAGGCTGAATAATGTACCTGACGGTCAAGGTTCAAGGCGTGTTGGGGTTTGGGAGGGTGTCAAAGGAGAGTCAAATGACTGGGATTTAGGATTTGAAGGAATGGCGGATACACCTCTCGATGAAGATTCAGGGGAAATGTTGAGCACGCCTGATATCGCTGCTGTGGACAAGAGCCTGAGTCCCACCTCTCATCCCGACTCCCTTGCCCTCTCTCGTGTTAGAACTAGCTTGTCCAAGCGATCTTCCCGATCTATCGTTTCGTCCCCTCGCTCTTTGCCAGGACAACGTCGTCTTATAGGATACATTGACGTCAGCTGGGTGCTCGCTCCTGGAATCAGCGCCATCCATCGAAAGCTTGCAAAGCACGACCTAAGATTTGCAAAGGTCTTTGAAGCGTGGGAATCGGCCCGCGATGAACATGACATTGTACACGAGATGGGTAATGAGGACAGTGGAAGCGATAGCGAGAACGAAGAGGGCGAAAATTCTGGGGAGCAAGAGTTTGTACATCTCCAGGAGAATGATGCGGAAGATATGTCACCAAGAAGAGCACATTCACATGCTTTGCATAAGCAG CACAAGGGCCTGTTTCAGCTCAAAATTGCCCGTACAGGGAAATTCGTTAAGGATAAACTGAGCGCTAAAGTGTATAATGCCACGAACCACGGTAATTCAGGTGTGCAAGAGGGGTATGGGCGAACGAGGGGCGCAGATCTTGAGGTGGAAAAAGAAGGCCTCTCGAAATTGTAA
- a CDS encoding uncharacterized protein (Similar to TIGR gene model, INSD accession AAW45638.1): protein MEDPWAISAWSTPAKPSTKPEPTTLRSNPWGAPTTTAGPSTATFENDDKTKSPTEERALGLSGWEENAWGAKSEAANLSLPTLPTSPIKPKVETDPDPGAVWGGDPTLASPVPLPGSPKASSKSAVDLAAAHPLPETPDLSASSAVISYTLPKLSLAEEEIAVRSEAGPEGDHGRIWGDDPTPVFSAPPSEEMADNLAVNEPISVISNEAPTVPPLASPATGLPTSTSHNSLNKTFGEFGSSPEKHRSTLILPKSPSFGEEFGGFSDFATPAASNRDPWRSGMREDVKDGWGNEDWEDTSLTKSVSGVLGNVIEEGEAKVDDEEGAWGTPPVGLGLGTSSATEPKEEDDWEEAQRRIRVQEERAPREKMEELKGLWTKVAESVMAGGVELEKMTGAEELQYEQAINRVSEDAIERLRSLSTIPPEINVYPPVLSSLVTHERFVYSLQRPNPDPSSSLLSAAARSVRRPRRVDPLSLSLTSNGDASWSTRSRLGEPENQGDGQSEGKEEGNKSKWSFWGRRPAPERQLTTSGGGILEVKPMTPTATGGTTKSRPSSDAKSPSIPASRPASVSAPSRSTSPAPSVHQTHITDAQPPPAKHAAAPAPSAVSRFFGRLSRRPSQQPYTSASTPDVDAKDFELSASDFSFLSDIPGAPEQPQGGGVADLLSLEPGANEPIASLENLLSSKAAPLPRPLVPPPKASSGPTASVLSGTGRSTSGKFVARMKPPSAPQPNDMDLLGGLDFGSPGGSGTGTPNMLSPTSTGSGSAARGGSGSGLAWDDFAGLMSSSANAVQMGPSTSTNNSPFTSSKHSAQSISLSPPPLAATRAPVSSVPHNSQSQTPAAPKPSAQHISLNDDFGDFGDFGSTNNGAMVSSVKDDSHDFGNFSSSVSVLASTPSAKPQPPFHPSSPLDQSSSSLSHSRPHSISFDHSNTLNLLSGASASKGKRWPAPSSPLPPQLEPPPRASSSNSSNGFPFLIPPPPPGGSTKRGKDLLADDEPSDPSSRSSKTITAVGMGAVSGVLGGLSPSPTPPRSFTSTPVSSLMGEATLKPVQAPAQGGTGGKGGLSAQDLSFFDSL, encoded by the exons ATGGAAGACCCATGGGCAATCTCAGCATGGTCGACTCCAGCTAAACCATCCACAAAGCCGGAGCCAACGACACTTCGAAGCAATCCATGGGGCGCTCCTACTACGACGGCTGGTCCAAGTACTGCTACGTTCGAAAACGACGACAAGACAAAGAGTCCCACAGAAGAAAGGGCGTTAGGATTGTCTGGCTGGGAGGAAAATGCTTGGGGTGCAAAGTCCGAAGCCGCAAATCTATCCCTGCCAACGTTACCTACAAGCCCTATCAAACCGAAAGTAGAAACGGACCCAGATCCTGGGGCTGTATGGGGAGGTGACCCAACATTAGCTTCACCAGTACCTCTACCAGGTTCCCCAAAGGCTTCTTCAAAGTCAGCAGTCGACCTTGCCGCCGCCCATCCTTTACCAGAAACGCCCGACCTATCTGCGTCCAGTGCGGTTATATCGTACACGCTTCCAAAACTGTCATTGgccgaagaagagatcgCTGTCAGATCAGAAGCGGGACCCGAAGGCGATCATGGACGTATATGGGGCGATGATCCGACGCCAGTTTTTTCGGCACCACCTTCAGAAGAGATGGCAGACAATCTTGCGGTCAATGAGCCAATTTCCGTCATCTCAAACGAAGCACCTACAGTGCCGCCATTAGCATCTCCAGCAACCGGTCTGCCAACGTCTACTAGCCACAATTCCCTTAACAAAACCTTTGGAGAGTTTGGAAGCTCGCCCGAGAAACATCGCTCCACTCTGATACTACCAAAATCACCTTCATTTGGGGAAGAGTTTGGCGGGTTCTCAGATTTTGCAACACCGGCGGCAAGCAACCGCGACCCATGGAGAAGTGGTATGAGGGAAGATGTTAAAGATGGTTGGGGCAATGAGGATTGGGAAGACACATCATTGACTAAGTCTGTCTCTGGTGTCTTAGGGAACGTGATTGAAGAGGGAGAAGCGAAggtggatgatgaagagggCGCCTGGGGAACTCCTCCTGTGGGGCTCGGTTTAGGGACGTCCTCAGCGACGGAGCcgaaggaagaggatgattGGGAAGAAGCTCAGAGGAGAATTAGGGTCCAAGAAGAGCGAGCT CCACGAGAGAAAATGGAAGAACTCAAAGGGTTATGGACCAAGGTAGCTGAAAGCGTAATGGCTGGAGGGGTGGAACTCGAAAAAATGACGGGAGCAGAAGAGCTTCAGTATGAGCAGGCGATCAATAGAGTATCTGAGGATGC CATCGAGCGTCTCAGATCACTCTCCACGATACCTCCCGAGATAAATGTCTACCCGCCTGTCCTTTCTTCACTTGTGACCCACGAGCGTTTCGTTTACTCTCTGCAGCGTCCCAATCCTgacccttcttcctccctACTCTCCGCAGCGGCCCGTTCCGTTCGACGTCCTAGACGTGTCGATCCGTTGAGCTTGTCACTGACTTCCAACGGTGACGCATCGTGGTCCACCCGATCTAGATTGGGAGAGCCAGAGAACCAGGGTGATGGTCAGTCAGAGggcaaggaagaaggaaacAAGAGTAAATGGTCATTTTGGGGAAGGAGACCGGCACCCGAAAGGCAACTTACCACTTCTGGAGGTGGCATATTAGAGGTCAAACCAATGACACCAACTGCGACTGGCGGTACCACCAAATCCCGCCCATCATCAGACGCAAAATCACCTTCTATCCCCGCCTCTCGCCCTGCCTCAGTCTCTGCTCCTTCTCGCTCCACGTCTCCCGCGCCATCAGTACATCAGACCCATATAACCGACGCTCAGCCTCCTCCTGCCAAACATGCAGCAGCGCCCGCACCGTCAGCCGTTTCACGATTTTTCGGTCGTCTTTCCCGTCGACCTTCTCAACAACCTTATACCTCCGCATCTACACCTGACGTCGACGCAAAGGACTTTGAGCTGTCCGCGTCGGACTTTTCATTTCTCTCAGATATCCCTGGTGCACCTGAACAACCTCAAGGCGGAGGGGTGGCAGATCTACTATCGTTGGAGCCCGGAGCAAATGAGCCTATAGCGAGTCTGGAGAATCTGTTAAGTTCCAAGGCCGCGCCTCTGCCAAGACCTCTTGTTCCGCCACCAAAGGCTTCATCGGGACCGACGGCTTCGGTGCTAAGTGGTACAGGAAGATCAACAAGCGGAAAGTTCGTTGCCAGGATGAAACCGCCTTCTGCACCTCAACCGAATGATATGGACCTGCTGGGAGGGTTGGACTTTGGGAGCCCCGGTGGAAGTGGTACTGGGACGCCGAATATGTTGTCGCCTACTTCGACAGGGTCTGGTTCAGCCGCCCGAGGTGGAAGTGGTAGTGGTCTGGCATGGGATGATTTCGCAGGCTTAATGTCTTCTAGCGCCAACGCTGTTCAGATGGGACCATCAACGTCCACAAATAACTCTCCATTCACATCCTCAAAACATTCTGCGCAGTCGAtatctctttctcctccacctTTAGCGGCTACGAGGGCGCCAGTGTCTTCCGTACCCCATAATTCCCAATCTCAGACGCCTGCTGCACCAAAGCCTTCAGCACAACATATCTCACTCAATGACGACTTTGGCGACTTTGGTGACTTTGGATCAACAAACAACGGGGCAATGGTGTCAAGCGTGAAGGATGATTCCCATGACTTTGGTAATTTTTCGTCATCCGTTTCTGTTTTAGCTTCCACTCCTTCCGCCAAACCTCAACCTCCCTTTCACCCTTCTTCGCCACTAGACcaatcctcttcatccttgtCTCACTCCCGACCACATTCCATATCATTTGACCATTCTAACACACTCAATTTGCTGTCTGGCGCGTCTGCCTCCAAAGGCAAGAGATGGCCCGCTCCTTCTAGTCCTTTACCTCCACAGCTGGAACCCCCTCCCAGAGCTTCGTCATCAAACAGCTCAAATGGATTTCCCTTCTTAATAccgcctcctcctcctggAGGATCAACCAAGCGAGGGAAAGATTTGCTTGCGGATGACGAACCTTCCGATCCTTCCTCAAGAAGCTCTAAAACAATCACTGCAGTTGGCATGGGAGCAGTAAGTGGGGTTCTTGGTGGACTTTCACCGAGCCCAACGCCACCTCGGTCATTTACGTCTACTCCTGTTTCCAGCTTAATGGGAGAGGCTACCCTGAAGCCTGTCCAAGCACCGGCACAAGGTGGGACAGGTGGAAAGGGAGGATTGTCGGCACAGGATTTGTCGTTCTTTGATAGCTTATGA
- a CDS encoding uncharacterized protein (Similar to TIGR gene model, INSD accession AAW45708.1) encodes MSLTTSPPQTDSLLNSAMKPQSRKSWFSFSPYKPNSIKGEEASLVSTDLLPATAFANLPNRNSDRFSAYSYDPQERLRLIQFEPNRVATLYVSLSERDLYLAAMSQLDQSPPLLPLWTDPAPQLPHLNPTDPLEPPRVPSAYTITKPALGLDVWTDRLHNPKLFPGGVYDPSSRTGLFVRDEFRSYSAMKSANHAIIALSPPGEMRFTNFPPSVLLALDNLIRDEWSQGVVKRSLGVVELKERDERDIIVWTVNLKGKVWKRKGTEELDTIRLILGIFKVVGVHGWTLVGSIQAGGSKKDTHDLLFSYSSEITLAPPVFFALSIPVPDRLSLINPPLKSTPALISALRASIISTSPLKFKQSSNGIISPTSTDEELLKVSEQGKKKGKITWQGYDPRGIKLEGWVHDGVYRFWIDGLRSWMRGALRRKTVENIHPMLVISIVNNLTANHFQLAGSVPLLPFIKGRDVLIFQSLPSSGLTAQDSYDTIQYNSIRDADPRRPTTVGVQGKPVGNLAYRGKTSNRPLRSPAGTAMTRLRRLSDLVLRRRSSSQGSLNDRAPATSSFGARVNAQERAPETRNVLRKKNSIRRKSVPNMYNVAGNPAGNGQNKRESRASFMPSRGQVQGSDYHGSPKPNKPAMVVPDTAGVCRADSMNGNVGWNRNGLGATLANTQGYNGSSQFLGSPTGSANQDEKVGSAGTKMNVESNH; translated from the exons ATGAGCCTTACCACCTCTCCACCGCAAACAGACTCTCTCCTCAATTCAGCCATGAAGCCACAGAGTCGCAAATCATGGTTCAGCTTCTCTCCCTACAAACCCAACTCTATAAAAGGGGAAGAGGCTTCCCTTGTCAGCACAGACTTACTGCCTGCTACTGCGTTTGCCAATTTGCCCAACCGCAACAGCGACCGCTTCTCAGCATACAGTTATGATCCGCAAGAACGCCTTCGACTTATCCAATTTGAACCAAATCGCGTAGCTACGCTATACGTCTCTCTTTCCGAACGTGACCTCTACCTTGCCGCCATGTCCCAACTCGACCAAAGCCCGCCACTTTTACCCCTCTGGACCGATCCAGCCCCTCAGCTCCCGCATCTCAATCCGACAGATCCGCTTGAGCCTCCTCGCGTACCTAGCGCATACACCATTACCAAACCCGCCCTCGGATTAGATGTTTGGACTGATAGGCTGCACAATCCGAAACTCTTCCCCGGTGGTGTGTACGATCCATCTTCCCGCACTGGGTTATTTGTGCGCGATGAGTTTAGAAGTTATTCAGCTATGAAAAGTGCGAATCATGCGATCATCGCGCTCTCCCCACCCGGAGAGATGAGGTTTACGAATTTCCCCCCAAGTGTACTGTTGGCTCTTGATAATCTCATCAGAGACGAATGGTCTCAAGGCGTCGTGAAGAGAAGCCTAGGTGTAGTAGAGCtgaaggagagagatgagagGGATATAATCGTTTGGACAGTCAATCTAAAGGGGAAGGTctggaagaggaagggtACCGAGGAACTTGA CACAATCCGTCTTATATTGGGCATATTCAAAGTGGTAGGGGTGCATGGATGGACTTTGGTCGGAAGTATCCAAGCTGGTGGATCCAAG AAAGATACCCATGATCTACTGTTCTCCTATTCTTCAGAAATAACTCTCGCTCCACCTGTATTCTTTGCCCTCTCAATTCCAG TACCTGACCGTCTCTCCCTCATCAACCCCCCACTCAAATCCACCCCCGCCCTCATCTCCGCTCTCCGCGcatccatcatctccaccTCCCCACTCAAGTTCAAACAATCCTCCAACGGGATTATCAGCCCAACTTCCACTGATGAGGAGCTGCTCAAAGTTTCGGAGcagggaaagaaaaaggggaagatTACTTGGCAAGGGTATGACCCGAGGGGAATCAAGTTGGAAGGGTGGGTGCACGATGGAGTGTATAGGTTTTGGATTGACGGGTTGAGGAGTTGGATGAGAGGGGCgttgaggaggaagacTGTAGAAAA TATTCATCCCATGCTGGTCATCAGCATTGTTAACAACCTCACAGCCAACCACTTTCAGCTTGCCGGCTCAGTGCCTCTCCTCCCATTTATAAAAGGCCGAGATGTCCTAATTTtccaatctcttccttcttccgGACTGACGGCTCAAGACTCTTACGATACAATACAATACAACTCAATTAGAGATGCGGACCCTCGCCGACCCACAACAGTTGGGGTCCAGGGTAAACCTGTGGGAAATTTGGCTTATCGAGGGAAAACGAGTAATAGACCTTTGCGCTCACCAGCCGGAACAGCAATGACTCGTCTCCGTCGATTATCAGACCTCGTCCTTCGTCGCCGCTCATCTAGCCAAGGATCGCTAAACGATCGTGCCCCCGCCACTTCTAGCTTTGGAGCTAGAGTCAACGCACAGGAGAGAGCACCGGAGACGAGAAACGTGCTTCGCAAGAAAAATTCAATCAGGCGCAAGAGCGTGCCGAACATGTATAACGTTGCTGGTAATCCTGCTGGAAATGGGCAAAATAAGAGAGAGTCGAGAGCGAGTTTTATGCCTTCCAGAGGACAAGTGCAGGGTTCAGATT ATCACGGCTCCCCTAAACCTAACAAACCTGCAATGGTCGTTCCTGATACAGCAGGTGTTTGTAGGGCAGATAGTATGAATGGAAATGTAGGGTGGAATAGGAAT GGTTTGGGAGCGACGTTGGCGAATACGCAGGGTTACAATGGAAGTTCACAATTCCTAGGCAGTCCGACAGGCTCTGCAAATCAGGATGAGAAAGTAGGAAGTGCGGGGACAAAGATGAATGTAGAATCGAACCATTGA
- a CDS encoding Hypothetical Protein (Similar to TIGR gene model, INSD accession AAW45569.1): MPFPSPHIKRTRSHSSSLSIARSPSVLASAHFLPPISPLSPHDLDRPNANEIHHPPTQNWRANLLGRSVSASGIGGLAAIPSVEDLSAPTTTDALLDPEDETGDYAEDEYDGSQSTPLIKPRARSLHAERSVFDRLSIDLDGVERLDVPSLEYTGPFQPPDSKELLVIILSFAGVFVLAVAAGMATIFDWVL, translated from the coding sequence ATGCCCTTTCCATCCCCACATATAAAGCGGACACGCTCTCACTCCTCCTCGCTGTCCATCGCTCGGTCTCCAAGCGTACTCGCATCCGCGCACTTCCTTCCACCCATTTCCCCTCTCTCCCCGCACGATCTCGATCGCCCAAACGCAAATGAGATTCATCATCCACCCACCCAAAATTGGCGAGCAAACCTATTAGGCCGTTCTGTATCTGCATCAGGTATTGGGGGACTAGCAGCTATACCAAGTGTGGAAGACTTATCGGCTCCGACAACGACAGATGCGTTGCTGGATCCTGAAGACGAGACTGGGGATTATGCGGAAGATGAGTATGACGGGAGCCAGTCGACACCCCTCATTAAGCCTCGTGCGCGTTCGCTCCATGCAGAGCGGTCTGTCTTTGATAGATTATCAATAGATCTCGATGGTGTTGAAAGATTAGACGTTCCATCGTTGGAGTATACTGGCCCGTTCCAACCTCCAGACTCGAAAGAGCTATTGGTAATCATCCTCAGTTTTGCAGGTGTCTTCGTTCTGGCTGTAGCTGCCGGGATGGCAACGATTTTCGATTGGGTGCTATAA